In the Limanda limanda chromosome 1, fLimLim1.1, whole genome shotgun sequence genome, one interval contains:
- the lhfpl3 gene encoding LHFPL tetraspan subfamily member 3 protein, with protein MVPGAPGTITTTTMLPASEAAKIYQTNYVRNSRAIGVLWAIFTILFAIVNVVCFIQPYWIGDGVDTPQAGYFGLFHYCIGNGLSRELTCQGSFTEFSSIPSGAFKAASFFIAMSMVLVLTCIACFLLFFFCSTGSVYKICGWMQLSAGTSLILGCMIYPDGWDSDEVKRMCGEQTDKYTLGACSVRWAYILAIMGIMDALILSFLAFVLGNRQDSLMSEELLGEKSGNNAI; from the exons ATGGTCCCCGGGGCCCCCggcaccatcaccaccaccaccatgctCCCCGCGTCCGAGGCTGCCAAGATCTACCAGACCAACTACGTGCGCAACTCCCGCGCCATCGGCGTCCTGTGGGCCATCTTCACCATCCTCTTCGCCATCGTCAACGTGGTGTGCTTCATCCAGCCCTACTGGATCGGGGACGGCGTGGACACCCCGCAGGCGGGCTACTTCGGGCTGTTCCACTACTGCATCGGCAACGGGCTGTCCCGAGAGCTGACGTGCCAGGGCAGCTTCACCGAGTTCAGCTCCATCCCCTCCGGAGCCTTTAAGGCCGCCTCCTTCTTCATCGCCATGTCCATGGTGCTGGTGCTCACCTGCATCGCCTGCttcttgctcttcttcttctgcagcaccGGCAGCGTGTACAAGATCTGCGGCTGGATGCAGCTGTCTGCAG GTACTAGTCTGATCCTGGGCTGCATGATCTACCCGGACGGCTGGGACAGCGACGAGGTCAAGAGGATGTGCGGCGAGCAGACGGACAAGTACACGCTGGGTGCCTGCTCGGTGCGCTGGGCCTACATCCTCGCCATCATGGGCATCATGGACgccctcatcctctccttcctGGCCTTCGTTCTGGGAAACCGCCAGGACAGTCTGATGTCTGAGGAGCTGCTGGGAGAAA AGAGCGGAAACAACGCCATCTAG
- the orc5 gene encoding origin recognition complex subunit 5: MSALSQHPGYEEEKLQEVREQLPCRENQAGLLLSLLGQPQQYSYPSIFIYGHRASGKSHVMHVLLKELELPHATVSCVECVSNSLLFEQVLLSLFGSEAAALLPRTPSLSDFVRIYRQQCSQSPATQTRYIVMEKAELLRDADANLLPALLRLQELVEDNVTVILLSEISWDKFRPNTGCFEPLLLHFPDYSKGELQQILSQDRHPSYSAEFYSSYVNILLGVFFSVCRDLRELRHLAALNFSKYCEPLAEGKVKETDTHKLWRNIEPHLKKAMQTVYIREVSSLQWEQMQQMEEKEAGALRGLSAHTHVELPYYSKFLLIAAYLASYNPARADKRFFLKHAGKIKKTNFLKKNEKTSNHLLGPKPFPLDRLLAIFYSVVDSRVAPTASIFSQISSLVTLQLLSQVSHDDQLDAPKYKCAVSLDFIRAISRTVNFEIVKYLYDFL, translated from the exons atgtcAGCCCTGTCACAACACCCGGGAtacgaggaggagaagctgcaggaggtcCGGGAGCAGCTGCCCTGCAGAGAGAACCAGGCCGGgctgctgctctccctcctcggGCAG CCGCAGCAGTACAGTTATCCTTCCATCTTCATCTACGGTCATCGGGCTTCGGGGAAAAGTCACGTGATGCACGTTCTGCTGAAGGAACTAGAG CTGCCTCACGCCACCGTCAGCTGTGTGGAGTGCGTCTCCAACTCGCTGCTGTTCGAGCAGGTGCTGCTGTCCCTCTTCGGCTCCGAGGCGGCCGCGCTGCTCCCCCGCACCCCCTCGCTGTCCGACTTCGTACGCATCTACAGGCAGCAGTGCTCCCAGTCTCCTGCCACACAGACGAGATACATC GTGATGGAAAAAGCCGAGCTGCTGAGAGACGCCGACGCCAATCTCCTCCCCGCCCTCCTGCGTCTTCAGGAGCTG GTTGAGGACAACGTTACCGTCATCTTGCTCAGTGAAATCTCCTGGGACAAGTTCAGACCCAACACGGGTTGTTTTGAGCCGCTTCTGCTCCATTTCCCCGACTACAGTAAAG GCGAGCTGCAGCAGATCTTATCACAGGACAGACATCCTTCATATTCAGCCGAGTTTTACTCGTCCTACGTCAACATCCTGCTGGGAGTCTTTTTCTCGGTGTGTCGGGACCTCAGAGAGCTTCGCCATCtg GCTGCCCTCAACTTTTCGAAGTACTGCGAGCCATTGGCAGAAGGGAAAG tgaaagagacggacacacacaagctgtggAGAAACATCGAGCCTCATTTGAAAAAAGCCATGCAGACGGTGTATATACGAGAAGTGTCCAG TCTTCAGTGGGAGCAGATGCAGCAAATGGAAGAGAAGGAAGCTGGAGCCTTGAGag GTTTATCTGCCCACACTCACGTTGAGCTGCCATATTACTCAAAGTTCCTGCTGATCGCTGCCTACCTGGCATCCTATAACCCTGCCCGAGCAGACAAGCGCTTCTTCCTCAAG CACGCCGGCAAAATCAAAAAAACGAACTTCctgaagaaaaatgaaaag ACTAGCAACCATCTACTTGGACCCAAGCCGTTCCCTCTGGACCGCCTGCTCGCCATCTTCTACAGCGTGGTGGACAGCCGAGTCGCCCCCACCGCCAGTATCTTCTCCCAG ATCTCCTCTCTGGTGACCCTACAGCTGCTGTCTCAGGTCAGTCACGACGACCAGCTCGACGCCCCCAAGTACAAATGTGCCGTTTCTTTGGACTTCATCCGTGCCATATCCAG GACAGTGAACTTTGAAATTGTCAAGTATCTGTATGACTTCCTGTGA
- the guca1a gene encoding guanylyl cyclase-activating protein 1, translating into MGNTTGSTVDDLQAVEMHLWYKKFMIECPSGQLTLHEFKQFFGLRGLDQEANDYIEQMFRTFDMNKDGYIDFLEYVAALSLVMRGKMEHKLRWYFKLYDVDGNGCIDRHELLNIIKAIRAINGIESQDLSAEDFTNSVFDRIDINGDGELSLDEFVAGARTDNEFMEVMMKSLDLTHIMAMIHSRRHSV; encoded by the exons ATGGGAAACACCACTGGAAGCACCGTGGACGACCTGCAGGCCGTGGAGATGCACCTCTGGTACAAGAAGTTCATGATCGAGTGCCCCTCAGGTCAGCTCACCCTGCACGAGTTCAAGCAGTTCTTCGGGCTGCGCGGTTTGGACCAGGAGGCCAACGACTACATCGAGCAGATGTTCCGCACATTTGATATGAACAAG GACGGCTACATAGACTTCCTGGAGTACGTGGCAGCGCTGAGTCTGGTGATGCGAGGAAAGATGGAGCACAAGCTGCGCTGGTACTTCAAACTTTATGATGTGGACGGAAACGGCTGCATCGACAGACACGAGCTCCTCAACATCATAAAG GCCATTCGTGCCATCAATGGAATTGAAAGTCAGGATCTATCCGCAGAGGATTTCACCAACAGTGTGTTTGACAGGATTGATATAAATGGAGAcg GCGAACTCTCCTTGGATGAGTTTGTGGCCGGCGCTCGCACTGACAACGAATTCAtggaggtgatgatgaagagtcTGGACCTCACCCACATCATGGCCATGATCCACAGCAGGCGGCACAGCGTGTAG